DNA sequence from the Pseudoxanthomonas indica genome:
CGGTGGCGCGCAACGCGACCTGATCGGTGAAGGCATATCGCGCCGACAACTTGCCGGAAGTCTCGCTGCCGAAGTCGCTGTAGTCCTCGTAGCGCACGGCCGCGCCGCCGGAGAATTTGTCGGTGAAATCCGCTTCCAGATCCGCGTACAAGGCGTAGCTGTGGCGCGAATAGTGACCCGCGTTGGCCGGCGAGAAACCGCCAAAGCCCTGCGCACCGGCCGCCAGCGTGCCGGACTGGAAGTAGGAGTCCGGCCGGCCCGGCGACTGGTTCCACTTTTCGTCGCGGTATTCGGCGCCGAAGGCCAGCGTGACCGGATAGGCCAGGCCCCAGTCGAAGCCCTTGCTCACATCCAGGTTGACGATGTTCTGCGTGGTTTCCAATGCGCCGTCGTAGAACGAACGCGGGCTGGACGCGCCCAGGCTGGTGTTGAGCGAGTTGCGGGTGAAGAACTCCAGGTGGTTGTAGCCGTAGTTGTAGCTGGCGTCCCACTTCCAGCCGCCGGCGGTATCACCACGCAGGCCGGCGACCAGCGAGCGATCCTGCGAGACGTTGTTGATCTCCGGCACGAAGCCGTCCGGATAGATCGACAGGATGTTGCGTGCATCGCCCGGCGCGCGATAGAAGGCGAACGAGGTGATGTCGCGGTTGCCGAAGATGCCGAACGCGTACGCGGTGATCGCATCGGTCAACTTGAATTCGGTGTTGAGCGAGACCGACTGCGCTTCCACTTCCGGATCGCCGTAGACGAACTTCTTCTGGCCCAGTTGCGGATTGGAACCGCCCGGCGAGGTACCGGCGTAGGGGCGGGCGCGGTTGGTGCTGTCCTGGTCGTCGACCTGGCCGGCCACGTGCAGGAAGCCGCGGTCGCCGCCGAAAGTGATGCCGACATCGCCGGCCAGCTGATACTGCGCACCGTCGCCGGCCGAGTACTGGCCACCCTTGACGCCGATGCTGCCGCCTTCACCCGCGCCCTTGAGCACGATGTTGACCACGCCGGCGATGGCGTCGGAACCGTATTGCGCCGAAGCGCCGTCGCGCAGCACTTCGACGCGATCGATGGCGGCGATCGGGATGGTGTTGAGATCCACCGGCGCCGAGCCGCGGCCCATGCTGCCGTTGACGTTGAGCAACGAAGAGGTGTGCCGGCGCTTGCCGTTGACCAGCACCAGCACCTGGTCCGGGGCCAGGCCGCGCAGCTGCGCCGGGCGGATGGCGCTGGTGCCGTCGGTCACGGCAGGACGCGGGAAGTTGAGCGAGGGCAGGGAGCGCGCCAGGGCGGTGGCCAGTTCGGTGGTGCCGGTGGCCTGCAGCGCTTCGGAGGTGATGATGTCGATGGGCGAGGCCGACTCGGCCACGGTGCGGTCACTGACCCGGGTACCGGTGACAATCAGGGTGTCGAGCGTCTGCGGGGCTTGGCCTGGCGCGGCCACGGGGGCGTTCTGGGCGAGGGCGGGGGCGGTGGCGAGGGCCAGGAGGATGGCGGCGGACAGCGACGAAACCTTGCGAATCATGGGATCTCCAGCGACGGCGGGGAGGGGGCGGCGGCCCGGTACCTGCGAGGGCGGGGGCCACGGCTCCAACGTAACGTCAATTATTTGTTAACAGGTAGAATGGTGTCGCAGAACTTCTGCTTATCTGCTTATTCCCTCCGGCTCTCTCTGGCATTGCCCCCATGATTTCCTTGCGTAACTTCGCCATGCGGCGCGGCGAACGGTTGTTGCTGTCCAACGTCGATCTGACCTTGCATGCGGGCTACCGCGTGGGCGTGGTGGGCCGCAACGGCACCGGCAAATCCAGTCTGTTCGCGGCGATCCGCGGTGAGCTGGAAGCGGACAAGGGCGATGTCGATCTGCCCGGCAAGGTGCGTATCGCCAGCGTGGCGCAGGAAACCCCGTCGCTGCCGGACTCGGCCATCGACTTCGTGCTGGGCGGCGACCCGGTGGTTGCTTCGGCGCTGAAAGCCGAAGCTGATGCGCTTGCGGCCGAGGATTGGGAAGCCGTGGCTGCGGCGCATATCCGTCTGGAAGAAGTGGGTGGCTACGACGCCAGTGCCCGCGCCGGCAAACTGCTGCATGGCCTGGGCTTCCCGGCCGATACGCATCAGCGCGCGGTGTCGGCGTTCTCCGGCGGCTGGCGCGTGCGCCTGAACCTGGCGCGGGCGCTGATGATGCCCAGCGATCTGTTGCTGCTCGACGAACCCACCAACCACCTGGATCTCGATGCGGTGCTGTGGCTGGAGCAATGGCTGCTCAAGTATCCCGGCACGCTGTTGCTGATCTCGCATGATCGCGAGTTCCTCGACAACGTCGCCACCCACACCCTGCACCTGCATGGCGGCGGCGCCAAGCTCTACACCGGCGGCTACACCGACTTCGAGCGCCAGCGCGCCGAGCAACTGCGCCAGCAGCAGATTGCGTTCGAGAAGGAACAGACCGAACGCGCGCACCTGCAGTCCTTCATCGATCGCTTCAAGGCCAAAGCCAGCAAAGCCAAGCAGGCGCAGAGCCGGATGAAACGCCTGGCCAAGCTGGCCGGCACCGAAGCCGTGCGCATGGAGCGCGAGTTCCGCATCGAGTTCGCCCCACCCAACCGCCTGCCACATTCGCTGATCCGCATCAACCATGGTGAGGCCGGTTACCCCGCGGAAAGCGCGGCGGCCACACCCACCGTCATCCTGCACAACGTTGGCTTTGGCCTGGAAGCCGGCGATCGCATCGGCCTGCTCGGCCCCAACGGCGCCGGCAAGACCACGCTGGTGAAGTCGCTGGTGGGCGAATTGCCCTTGTTGGCCGGCGAGCGCGCCGCGCATCCGGATCTGCGCATCGGCTACTTCGCCCAGCACACGGTGGAGTCGCTGCACGAGGGGCAGTCGGCCATCGATCACTTCCGCGATCTGTCGCCGGACGCCTCCACGCAGTCGTTCCGCGACTTCCTGGGCAAGTGGAATTTCCCCGGTGATCGCGCGTTTGAAGTGGTCGACGGATTTTCCGGCGGCGAGCGCGCGCGCCTGGCCTTGGCGCTGATCGCCTGGCAGCAACCCAACGTGCTGCTGCTCGACGAACCGACCAACCACCTGGATCTGGAAATGCGCGAAGCGCTGGCCGAAGCGCTCAGCGATTTCGACGGCGCCATCGTCATGGTCTCGCATGACCGCCATCTGATTGGCCTGGTCTGTGACAGCTACTGGCGCGTGGCCGATGGCGTGGTGGAACCCTTCGACGGCGACCTGGACGAATACGCCGCCTGGCTGCGCACGCGCCCGGCCGCGCAGGGCACCAAGACCCGCATGGCCGAAGCCGCGCCCACCCCGCCGCCCAAGCCGGCCGGTCCGAAGAAGCCGCCCAACCCGCACAAGCTGGCCCAGGCCGAAGCGCGTCTGACCGAGTTGGAAGCGCAGATCGCCGGCATCGACGCCGACCTGGCCGACCCCAAGGTCTACGCCGACCCGCGCCGCGTCGAAGCCTTGGGCAAGGATCGCCAGGCCGCGCAGTCGGCGCTGGAACAGGCCGAGCAGGCGTGGTCGGCGTTGTACGAGGAAGCGGGCTGACCCGCTCGGCATCAGACGACCCTCTTCGCGCAGCCTCGATGAAGGCTCGAAGGTCGCCAGACGCACTCGACGGACTCCGGGGCTTGGGCTAGATTTGCCGTCATCCAAGGAAAGGCGTTGCGGGCTTCCGGGGAATCGCCCACAGCTACAGCGCCTGGACGCGAAGGGGGCGGGGATGCGGATTCGAAGTGCAACAGCCGGTGTGGCCCTACTGGCTGTAGTGGCTTGCGCCTGGGCCGCACGCATGGATTGGGCACCGTTCGCGGATGGACCGCGCGTCGCAGCGCGTGCCGCGCAAGCGGATCCGGGTATCGCCGCCGCGGCTGCCGCCGCGGCTGCCGGAGCGCGTGCAAACGGTTCACAGCCGCTGGTGCCTGGCGGCTACTTCACCATCGTCGGCGATGTAGTGGATCTGGCCAGCGCCAATGAACCCATGACAGTCACCGCACGCGTCGGCACGCGGGTATTCCCTGCCGTCGTACAGGGCCATACCTACAGCGTGAGCGTGTCAGGTGGACCGTCCACGGCAATGGTGAAGGTGGAAGTGGAATCCACCCGTGTGCATTACGAATCGGTGCTCGGCACCTTCGGCAGACTGCAGGCGCTGGCCGGCCCCGATGCACGTCTGGTGCAGGCGGAAAACGCCTGGGTGAAGGTGTCGTCGTACACCACCGCGCTCTCGCTGATGAGCGAATTCCAACTGGGAGGGCGGCAGGCAGCCAACGACACCGACATCCAGCGTGGCATGCGCGCCACGCCGACCGAAGATCTGGAAGCGGCCGCCTACCTGTTGATCCGGGGCATCACCGATCCCACGCCGGCTTACTTCCCGAACGGCTACGAGATGGTGAAGAACCAGGTCGAATACAGCCTGGCCTTGCGGGAAGACTCCGACCTGCTCTACGCGACCTATGGTTTCCTTTCGAAGCGGCCACCGACGGCGCCCGTCGCTTCGCTGAGCGAATTGCCCGAGCAACTCGTGATGAGCGACGGCGTGTCGGCGCTGGACTTGCCGCTGGGCGGCAAGCGCACGGTATTCCTGTTGCAGAAGGAGGCAGGCAATCAGGTCTCCTTTCTCGAGTCCTACCCGATGGCCCATACGCAGTACCGGGCCAGCATCGCGAGCGATGGCACGGTTGTACTCGAGCCCGACGTGCCGCCCGTCCACCGCGCTTTCAGCCGTGATCACGACGCCACGGTGGAGCGGCGCCGCACTCGTTATGAGCTGCGTCGCCTCTATCAGGGCGACCCGTACAGCCACTGGGCGATCAAGATGTTCTGGACCGAGCAGGTCGTGTCGTCGCCGGACCTACCGGTAGTGACCGGTTCGACCGAATACGTAATGGCAGGCATCGACGTGCAGCGCTGGTCGCAGCCGCAAGGCTGGGTCAATCCATCCAATCAGTTGATGGTGATGCCCTGGCTGTGCATCGACAGCGAGTCCAACCTCAATCGCTGCGAATCCACCCGCCATTCGTTTGCAGCCAACGGCAACGGCAGTACGCTGGGCTACGGAATGAAGTTCGCAGACAATCTGGCGATGGCGGGCGAAAGCGCACCAGGCCCGGATTTCAGCTGGAGCATTGACTCCGCTGCGCGCACATTGCAGATCACAGCGGGCGCCATCAGCACCACGTTCTGGCGGGTGGATGGCCAGGATCACGGCGCTGGCACGCTGCTTTATCTCGCGCGCGAGCAGGGCTCAGGGCAAGTGCAGGTCAGCTTGGATTTCGTCATCCCGCAGCCCGACCCGGCTCAGTGGTTGAGCTCCGGCGAAGGGCAGTGGCGTCGCAGCGATTATTCGCCCAGCAGCATCCGGTTCTATTACTACTACTGGCCGGGCCAGTTCGACATGACCCGCACCGCGGGCGTGGCCACCTACTACCGTCGTCCGCCAGCCTCGCGCGTGGACGTGCCACCGCTGGACTACCTGACCTATACCCAGCAGGGCGCCGTGGTTGACCATCGCGTCAACCGGATAACCACGCCCACGACCT
Encoded proteins:
- a CDS encoding TonB-dependent receptor plug domain-containing protein, which encodes MIRKVSSLSAAILLALATAPALAQNAPVAAPGQAPQTLDTLIVTGTRVSDRTVAESASPIDIITSEALQATGTTELATALARSLPSLNFPRPAVTDGTSAIRPAQLRGLAPDQVLVLVNGKRRHTSSLLNVNGSMGRGSAPVDLNTIPIAAIDRVEVLRDGASAQYGSDAIAGVVNIVLKGAGEGGSIGVKGGQYSAGDGAQYQLAGDVGITFGGDRGFLHVAGQVDDQDSTNRARPYAGTSPGGSNPQLGQKKFVYGDPEVEAQSVSLNTEFKLTDAITAYAFGIFGNRDITSFAFYRAPGDARNILSIYPDGFVPEINNVSQDRSLVAGLRGDTAGGWKWDASYNYGYNHLEFFTRNSLNTSLGASSPRSFYDGALETTQNIVNLDVSKGFDWGLAYPVTLAFGAEYRDEKWNQSPGRPDSYFQSGTLAAGAQGFGGFSPANAGHYSRHSYALYADLEADFTDKFSGGAAVRYEDYSDFGSETSGKLSARYAFTDQVALRATVASGFRAPSLPQQHYTAVTSNFNGTVFLESGTFPVDHPVAAALGAEPLQPETSLSYSLGLVLQPIDRLYITLDAYQIDVDDRIILSGNLQGAALVSLVSSLGYPNVTSVRYFTNAVDTRTRGVDLVGSYALPLGSGTLNLTGSFGYNKTEITHIAANPPELESNGLNLQRVSRDEQGRIEEVNPKTKLNLGATWNLENWDFALSTTRYGDYTVRNATSAANDQRYGDEWVVDASASYKLQGWTFTVGADNLLDSYPDKTIFATSNSGQFPYSSYSPFGFNGAFVYGRVGYRW
- a CDS encoding ABC-F family ATP-binding cassette domain-containing protein, whose protein sequence is MISLRNFAMRRGERLLLSNVDLTLHAGYRVGVVGRNGTGKSSLFAAIRGELEADKGDVDLPGKVRIASVAQETPSLPDSAIDFVLGGDPVVASALKAEADALAAEDWEAVAAAHIRLEEVGGYDASARAGKLLHGLGFPADTHQRAVSAFSGGWRVRLNLARALMMPSDLLLLDEPTNHLDLDAVLWLEQWLLKYPGTLLLISHDREFLDNVATHTLHLHGGGAKLYTGGYTDFERQRAEQLRQQQIAFEKEQTERAHLQSFIDRFKAKASKAKQAQSRMKRLAKLAGTEAVRMEREFRIEFAPPNRLPHSLIRINHGEAGYPAESAAATPTVILHNVGFGLEAGDRIGLLGPNGAGKTTLVKSLVGELPLLAGERAAHPDLRIGYFAQHTVESLHEGQSAIDHFRDLSPDASTQSFRDFLGKWNFPGDRAFEVVDGFSGGERARLALALIAWQQPNVLLLDEPTNHLDLEMREALAEALSDFDGAIVMVSHDRHLIGLVCDSYWRVADGVVEPFDGDLDEYAAWLRTRPAAQGTKTRMAEAAPTPPPKPAGPKKPPNPHKLAQAEARLTELEAQIAGIDADLADPKVYADPRRVEALGKDRQAAQSALEQAEQAWSALYEEAG